A single window of Gossypium arboreum isolate Shixiya-1 chromosome 13, ASM2569848v2, whole genome shotgun sequence DNA harbors:
- the LOC108464565 gene encoding branched-chain-amino-acid aminotransferase-like protein 1 has product MADPKQEAIEVIHSWSAPRSLSTSLMYSFSQRDDIEVLDEPLYGTFLHVTGVERPYREDVLSKMECDGNKVVNNIIYGPGENRYRYCKHIAKQRVPGLPNDLLQKGKHFILIQNPLNILSSFEKVVPPSFLELGLGDLVSIYSELCALGKPPPVIDAADLQQNPEDTLRGLCKDLDIPFQDAMLRWEAGPKPIDGLWAPWWYKSVHNSTHFASPRKYPRPFPFSFYDLLEQSLPFYNLLKRNVRQTSSLLRSPLPVPDLPVPVNAKLLAWVGDEIVPRESARVSVFDSVVQGGDAVWEGLRIYNRKIFKLEEHLDRIFDSAKALAFINVPTRDEIKEAIFRTLNANGMFNNTHIRLTLTRGKKVTSGMSPAFNQYGCTLIVLPEWKPLVYDNESGIKLVTATTRRNSPNNLDSKIHHNNLLNNILAKVEGNNANADDAIMLDKDGYVSETNATNIFLVKKGCVLTPHADYCLPGITRATIMELVVKEKFELVERRISLSEFHAADEVWTTGTMGELSPVVKIDGRITGNGKVGPVTRRLQNAYKKLTEESGVPIPTNP; this is encoded by the exons ATGGCAGACCCAAAGCAAGAAGCGATAGAAGTCATCCATTCTTGGTCTGCTCCGAGATCACTCAGTACTAGTCTCATGTATTCGTTTTCTCAG AGGGATGACATAGAAGTGCTGGATGAACCTCTGTATGGAACTTTTCTTCATGTTACTGGTGTTGAAAGGCCCTACCGTGAAGATGTTCTCTCTAAGATG GAATGCGATGGTAATAAAGTTGTTAACAACATTATTTATGGTCCTGGAGAAAACAGATACCGGTATTGTAAG CATATTGCAAAGCAACGGGTGCCTGGTTTGCCAAATGACTTGCTGCAGAAAGGAAAGCACTTTATACTGATACAAAATCCTCTCAATATACTG TCATCCTTTGAGAAGGTTGTGCCTCCATCTTTCCTTGAGCTAGGCTTAGGAGATTTGGTTTCCATTTACAGTGAGCTTTGTGCATTGGGAAAGCCCCCACCAGTTATCGATGCCGCAGACCTTCAACAAAATCCTGAG GACACTTTACGTGGTCTTTGTAAAGATTTGGATATTCCTTTTCAAGATGCAATGCTCAG ATGGGAAGCTGGTCCAAAACCGATCGATGGTTTGTGGGCACCATGGTGGTATAAAAGTGTGCATAACTCAACACATTTTGCATCCCCAAGAAAGTACCCTAGG CCATTTCCTTTCTCATTTTATGACTTGTTGGAGCAAAGTCTACCTTTCTATAACTTGCTTAAGCGCAACGTGAGGCAAACATCTTCCCTTTTAAGGTCTCCCTTACCGGTTCCCGATCTTCCAGTTCCTGTGAATGCGAAGCTGCTTGCTTGGGTTGGTGATGAGATTGTACCTCGTGAGAGTGCAAGG GTTTCAGTATTTGATTCAGTTGTCCAAGGTGGTGATGCTGTGTGGGAAGGACTTCGAATTTACAATCGAAAGATATTTAAGCTTGAAGAGCATCTAGATAG GATTTTTGATTCTGCAAAGGCTCTGGCTTTCATCAATGTTCCCACCCGCGATGAG ATCAAAGAGGCTATCTTCAGAACCCTCAATGCCAATGGAATGTTCAATAACACACACATTCGATTAACACTTACTCGTGGGAAAAAG GTTACTTCAGGGATGAGCCCTGCTTTCAATCAATATGGCTGCACTTTGATTG TGCTTCCCGAATGGAAACCCCTGGTTTACGACAATGAGAGTGGTATAAAACTTGTTACAGCTACAACACGTCGTAATTCACCAAAT AATTTGGACTCAAAGATTCACCACAATAATCTTCTGAATAACATATTGGCAAAG GTAGAAGGGAATAATGCGAATGCCGATGATGCAATCATGCTCGACAAGGATGGTTATGTATCCGAAACAAATGCCACAAACATT TTCTTGGTCAAGAAAGGCTGTGTTTTAACCCCTCATGCTGATTATTGTCTTCCTGGGATTACTCGAGCAACT ATCATGGAGCTTGTTGTAAAGgaaaaatttgagctagtggaaCGAAGAATTAGCTTATCTGAGTTCCATGCAGCAGATGAG GTATGGACTACTGGAACAATGGGAGAACTCAGCCCG GTCGTGAAAATCGATGGGCGCATCACTGGCAACGGGAAAGTCGGGCCGGTCACTCGAAGGTTGCAAAATGCTTATAAAAAGCTGACAGAAGAGTCCGGAGTTCCAATACCAACCAACCCTTAA